One region of Glycine max cultivar Williams 82 chromosome 9, Glycine_max_v4.0, whole genome shotgun sequence genomic DNA includes:
- the LOC100815657 gene encoding uncharacterized protein isoform X1 yields the protein MIALMTLEIYIGIQIKNLHTHGYSESVQLNIFIDGLRPQSKQLLDASAGGKIKLKTPEEAMELIENMAASDHAILCDRTYAPTKRSLLELTTQDATLAQNKLLSQQLEALTETLNKLPQQLQAVSPSHSSIMQVRGCHICGGTHESGLCMVQDEASNEVNYMGSHNHQGFHQRGPPGFYQSDNFLQDHDWRYYPSNNFNQRGSPYQHPSQGPSHQEKPPISIKEMLLSFIQETRANTQETKAFIQETRSHQKSIDAAIRNLEIQIGQLAESIAEKPTETFAVNTEMEPKEDYKVIFTEKEKKEKKTEEDVRDEEGEKKEEKERNEEKTQQWEKYSQVEIQQETILQVNTPSHQLIVKEEMHGKHEKALSVIFSLIATTSLAIMWKVLPEYTSFMASLTKRRKCKEDVFYVTFMPP from the exons ATGATTGCTTTGATGACACTGGAAATT TATATaggtattcaaattaaaaatcttcATACACATGGGTATAGTGAATCGGTGCAACTGAACATCTTCATAGATGGCCTGCGACCACAATCAAAACAATTATTAGATGCATCTGCCGGAGGGAAGATCAAGCTAAAGACACCAGAGGAGGCAATGGAACTCATAGAAAACATGGCAGCTAGTGATCACGCCATTCTTTGTGATCGCACATATGCACCAACAAAGAGAAGCCTTTTAGAACTCACCACTCAAGATGCAACCTTGGCTCAAAATAAGTTGTTGTCCCAACAATTAGAAGCCCTGACAGAGACCCTCAACAAGCTTCCACAGCAACTACAAGCGGTAAGTCCTTCTCACTCTTCTATTATGCAGGTAAGGGGATGTCACATATGTGGAGGAACACATGAGTCAGGCTTATGCATGGTCCAAGATGAAGCATCCAATGAAGTTAACTACATGGGCAGCCATAATCATCAAGGATTCCATCAAAGAGGACCACCAGGATTCTATCAGAGTGATAATTTTTTGCAGGACCACGATTGGAGATATTATCCAAGTAATAACTTCAACCAAAGGGGTTCACCCTATCAGCATCCTAGCCAGGGTCCGAGTCATCAAGAGAAGCCGCCTATCAGTATAAAGGAAATGCTATTAAGCTTCATTCAAGAAACAAGGGCAAACACTCAGGAGACAAAGGCATTCATCCAGGAGACGAGATCACACCAAAAGAGCATAGATGCAGCCATCAGAAATCTGGAGATACAAATAGGCCAACTAGCTGAGTCAATTGCTGAAAAGCCCACTGAAACCTTTGCGGTAAATACTGAGATGGAACCCAAAGAGGATTATAAGGTAATTTTCactgagaaagaaaagaaggagaagaaaactGAGGAAGATGTGCGtgatgaagaaggagaaaagaaggaagaaaaagaaagaaatgaggaGAAAACACAACAATGGGAGAAGTACTCACAAGTAGAAATTCAGCAAGAAActattctccaagtcaatacccCTTCTCATCAATTGATTGTCAAGGAAGAAATGCATGGAAAGCATGAGAAAGCCTTAAGTGTCATTTTTTCCTTGATCGCTACCACTTCTCTTGCAATAATGTGGAAGGTGCTTCCAGAATACACGAGTTTCATGGCGTCTCTAACTAAGAGGCGAAAATgcaaggaagatgtgttctacgtgaccttcatgccaccttga
- the LOC100815657 gene encoding uncharacterized protein isoform X2, which produces MELIENMAASDHAILCDRTYAPTKRSLLELTTQDATLAQNKLLSQQLEALTETLNKLPQQLQAVSPSHSSIMQVRGCHICGGTHESGLCMVQDEASNEVNYMGSHNHQGFHQRGPPGFYQSDNFLQDHDWRYYPSNNFNQRGSPYQHPSQGPSHQEKPPISIKEMLLSFIQETRANTQETKAFIQETRSHQKSIDAAIRNLEIQIGQLAESIAEKPTETFAVNTEMEPKEDYKVIFTEKEKKEKKTEEDVRDEEGEKKEEKERNEEKTQQWEKYSQVEIQQETILQVNTPSHQLIVKEEMHGKHEKALSVIFSLIATTSLAIMWKVLPEYTSFMASLTKRRKCKEDVFYVTFMPP; this is translated from the coding sequence ATGGAACTCATAGAAAACATGGCAGCTAGTGATCACGCCATTCTTTGTGATCGCACATATGCACCAACAAAGAGAAGCCTTTTAGAACTCACCACTCAAGATGCAACCTTGGCTCAAAATAAGTTGTTGTCCCAACAATTAGAAGCCCTGACAGAGACCCTCAACAAGCTTCCACAGCAACTACAAGCGGTAAGTCCTTCTCACTCTTCTATTATGCAGGTAAGGGGATGTCACATATGTGGAGGAACACATGAGTCAGGCTTATGCATGGTCCAAGATGAAGCATCCAATGAAGTTAACTACATGGGCAGCCATAATCATCAAGGATTCCATCAAAGAGGACCACCAGGATTCTATCAGAGTGATAATTTTTTGCAGGACCACGATTGGAGATATTATCCAAGTAATAACTTCAACCAAAGGGGTTCACCCTATCAGCATCCTAGCCAGGGTCCGAGTCATCAAGAGAAGCCGCCTATCAGTATAAAGGAAATGCTATTAAGCTTCATTCAAGAAACAAGGGCAAACACTCAGGAGACAAAGGCATTCATCCAGGAGACGAGATCACACCAAAAGAGCATAGATGCAGCCATCAGAAATCTGGAGATACAAATAGGCCAACTAGCTGAGTCAATTGCTGAAAAGCCCACTGAAACCTTTGCGGTAAATACTGAGATGGAACCCAAAGAGGATTATAAGGTAATTTTCactgagaaagaaaagaaggagaagaaaactGAGGAAGATGTGCGtgatgaagaaggagaaaagaaggaagaaaaagaaagaaatgaggaGAAAACACAACAATGGGAGAAGTACTCACAAGTAGAAATTCAGCAAGAAActattctccaagtcaatacccCTTCTCATCAATTGATTGTCAAGGAAGAAATGCATGGAAAGCATGAGAAAGCCTTAAGTGTCATTTTTTCCTTGATCGCTACCACTTCTCTTGCAATAATGTGGAAGGTGCTTCCAGAATACACGAGTTTCATGGCGTCTCTAACTAAGAGGCGAAAATgcaaggaagatgtgttctacgtgaccttcatgccaccttga
- the FWL1 gene encoding protein FW2.2-like 1 → MDTGEGKSAQAPNINAPPTGQWTTGLFDCFDDTGICCSTWLCPQCIFGPNAEIIDQGRTSSRSATYIFCGLSLVGWAFLYSFKFRSKLRALYNLPEEPCGDLCVHYCCLVFAISQERRELKNRGLDTSVGWKGNEFAMRKANLVPPPVVPAMTR, encoded by the exons ATGGATACCGGTGAAGGTAAGTCAGCACAAGCACCAAACATCAATGCTCCACCCACTGGACAATGGACTACTGGTTTATTTGATTGCTTTGACGACACTGGAATTT GCTGTTCTACCTGGCTCTGTCCACAATGCATTTTTGGTCCCAATGCGGAAATTATAGACCAAGGAAGAACAT CTTCTAGATCTGCAACTTACATATTTTGTGGCCTTAGCTTGGTTGGGTGGGCATTCTTATATTCATTCAAATTCAGAAGCAAGCTAAGAGCCCTCTACAACTTACCAGAAGAACCATGCGGAGATCTTTGCGTTCACTACTGTTGTTTAGTGTTTGCTATTAGCCAAGAGCGACGAGAACTTAAAAACCGTGGATTGGACACCTCAGTAG GTTGGAAGGGAAACGAATTCGCAATGAGAAAAGCTAACCTAGTACCTCCACCAGTTGTGCCCGCCATGACTCGCTAG